A single Rhopalosiphum padi isolate XX-2018 chromosome 4, ASM2088224v1, whole genome shotgun sequence DNA region contains:
- the LOC132930108 gene encoding beta-parvin, with amino-acid sequence MTTPRSKSPKPQNSFRKDDSKDETTFWDKIGTLGRKKRIKEVQEVQEEGKYAIDSPGNPAMADVPPEEYTLEENEERTMVEPKCYSDPKLQELMSILIDWVNDVLADHRIIVKNLEQDLYDGQVLQKLYEKLTNEKLDVPEVTQSEEGQKQKLYVVLGSVNNILGLTGNRLSQQKWSVESVHSKNLVAILHLLVSLARHFRAPIRLPENVTVNVVIVQKRDGVLKNRTVIEEITSRYDDLGMRCERDAFDTLFDHAPDKLEVVKKSLVTFVNKHLNKINMEVQNLDTQFHDGVYLTLLMGLLEGFFVPLYSFHLSPQNFEQKVHNVNVAFDLMQEIGLAAPKARPEDIVNLDLKSTLRVLYNLFTKYKNVY; translated from the exons atgacTACTCCAAGATCCAAGTCACCAAAACCACAGAATTCGTTTAGAAAAGATGACAGCAAAGATGAGACAACGTTTTGGGACAAAATTGGGACGTTAGGACGTAAAAAGCGGATAAAGGAAG TGCAAGAAGTTCAGGAAGAAGGTAAATATGCTATCGACTCGCCAGGCAATCCAGCTATGGCGGATGTTCCTCCTGAAGAATATACTCTTG aggaAAATGAAGAACGGACTATGGTGGAACCAAAGTGCTATTCTGATCCTAAATTACAAGAATTAATGAGCATACTAATTGATTGGGTAAATGATGTGTTAGCTGATCAtcgaattattgtaaaaaacctTGAACAAGATCTTTATGATGGACAAGTTTTACAAAAACtatatg aaaaattgacTAATGAAAAGTTGGATGTTCCTGAAGTAACTCAATCTGAAGAAgggcaaaaacaaaaattgtatgttgTTCTTGGATCTGTAAATAAT atTTTGGGATTGACTGGTAACAGATTATCACAACAAAAATGGAGTGTTGAAAGTGTCCATTCTAAAAACCTTGTAGCCATTTTGCATTTATTGGTGTCACTTGCTCGTCATTTTCGAGCACCCATTCGTCTTCCTGAAAATGTCACTGTCAATGTAGTGATTGTACAg aaacgtGATGGGGTGCTAAAGAATCGAACTGTAATTGAAGAAATCACATCTAGGTACGATGATCTTGGTATGAGATGTGAACGTGATGCTTTTGATACATTATTTGATCATGCACCTGACAAATTAGAAGtagttaaaaaa TCCTTGGTGACATTTGTtaacaaacatttaaacaagATTAACATGGAAGTTCAAAATTTAGACACACAATTCCATGATGGAGTTTACTTGACATTATTAATGGGATTACTTGAAGGGTTTTTTGTACCATTATATTCATTTCATTTGTCACCACAAAATTTTGAACAAAAAGTGCATAATGTCAATGTGGCATTTGATTTAATGCAAGAAATTGGACTAGCTGCACCTAAAGCTAGACCGGAag aCATTGTAAATTTGGATTTGAAGTCAACATTAAGAGTGCTGTATAATCTTTTTaccaagtataaaaatgtatattaa